The sequence TTTAACTGCACGGATTGCATCGTCATTTGAAGGAATTACTACGTCGATTTCATCTGGATCACAGTTTGTATCAACCATTGCTACGATTGGAATGTTTAATTTATGTGCTTCTTGAACCGCAATGCGTTCTTTACGAGGATCAACGATGAACATTACATCTGGAATTCTTGGCATATCTGCGATACCACCTAAGAATTTTTCTAAACGTTCACGTTCTTTATTAAGACCCGCTACTTCTTTTTTAGGAAGAACTTCGAATGTACCATCTTCTTCCATTTTGTTGATGTTTTTTAGACGTGAAATACGTTTTTGAATAGTATCCCAGTTCGTAAGAGTTCCACCTAACCAACGGTGATTCACGTAGAATTGACCTGAACGAATTGCTTCATCTTTAATCGCTTCTTGCGCTTGTTTTTTAGTTCCTACAAATAAAGCTACGCCACCATCTTCAGCAACTTGTTTCATGTAGTTGTAAGCGTCATCTACTAGACGTACTGTTTTTTGTAAGTCGATAATGTAGATGCCGTTTCTTTCTGTGAAGATATATTTCTTCATTTTTGGATTCCAGCGACGTGTTTGATGTCCAAAGTGTACGCCGGCTTCTAATAATTGTTTCATTGAGATTACTGCCATGTTTTTTTCCTCCGATTTGGTTTTGATTTCCTCTCTCATGTTCTTTTGTACGAAAGACTTGCACGCAAGCACCTTTTCGTCCATCCCATAAGATGTGGTTTGTTATGAAAATTAAATTTCCACACTTGTTCTATTATACATAAAGAATGCGCAAAAAACAACTTTATTCTTTTTATTTTTAATTTTATGTACTACTTGTTGTTAGGGATGACTCTCACTCGTTGTTTTCAATACAGTCCGCTACTTTTCTTTTTTCTATTCCCCCTTGTAAACCACGCCCTATATAGCTGTTTTTCAAAAAATATTGAAGTTCAAAAAAAATGATGCTTTGACTGAGTTTCTAAGATTTATACTGGTGATAGAAAAATAAAAGGAGCGAATATATTCTCATGGAAAAAAAGAAAAGTAGCTTGTTGTTTAAAAAATTAGGGAACAGTGCCAAAAAAGTTCTTAGCAAAGTCGGTACTAGCATTCGACAGTTCAAAGTGAAAGTTCCGCAAAACCCTCTTCCTAAAAAAGAAAAGAAAATCTTTAATCCGACACTCATTCGTGCAGGCAAAATAATTGGTGGAATTGTCCTTGGTGTTTCTATCTTGTTCGCCTTACCTGCTATTGCGAGTTTGGCAATTCCCACTCTTGCTGGGTGTATCATTGCAGGCAGCGTGGGACTAGGTGCTTGGAAACTTAGTTCAAACTTGAATGCTCGTAATGACAAAATAAAACAACAAAACCTTTTATATGATTTAAGTAAACGATTGCAAAAAGACTCTCCCCAGCTTGCAAGGGTAGACCGTGAACAAACAAAGGGTAAAACAATCGAGCAGATAAAAGAAATTCAAGTGAACAACTCCAATAAAGAACAGTCTCAAAACAAACACAGAAGACATAGCATTGGATAATATAAAAATAACGTAATCATACTGATTAGACAGGGAAAATAGCCTACTTCATACTATTTTTCCTGTCTAATTTCAATAACTTTTGTTGCAAAATTAGCCCAATCAACTGCTCTTGGAGGAGACAGCCAAACAATACAGTCAATTTCTTTTTGGAATTTCTCCATTAAATAATCTGTCAATATTAAGCTGGTTTTTTCCCCGATATACGAGTCCACTACTACGTTTAACGTATCAAAAGAAAAAATATTTTTTTTGATATACTCATTGTAAAACTTACCTAGAGAAAAATCTATGTATATATGTACTGGTGGGGCAATTAAAGCCAGTGGAATGTAATCAATCAACACAAACAAATATTCATAAAATAAAGAAACACGATTTTCCCAAATTTTTTGATAGCGGCTATTTTCTTTGCAAGAAAAGATAAAGGTTTTGCAAAAGTCAAAGAACAGACCATAGTTTTGCTGAAAATAATACATGTTAAATTGTTTAGAAGTATAATACTTAAAATAATCAAGTAAATAGGCCTTATAATGAATTTTGTTTAATGGTTCAAAGATATTTGTCTCCATTATCTTTTTTTTATTTAAGCTAAATTGTTCCACTAGCGCTTCAATAAAGTGCTTACTCAATTGCTTTATTTTGGGGATTTCTTGCAACTTTTCATTGCTTTTTTCTGAAATGTATCCCTCAATTAGCAAAAAGGATAAAATGAACAATGTTTCATTTTGAGCGAGTAACGCTTCCTTACTAATGCTTGATATAAAAGGAGTATCTTGGATTTGTTGAATTTCATCTACAGCAAAAATGTTATGGTCTAATAGACTAGCATCTTTTTTTTGGCTCTCAACATTAAGGCGTCCCCCTCGGTACTGCGTAATGCACAAGTAATGTTTGAACTTTACTAAACTTTGGTCTGATAGTCTAATAGCATACATTTCTTGCATCGTTTCAATCAACTGCTCCGAATAACTCACGCTATTTTTAGGATAAAAATCAAAAGAATCTTTGTATACTTTAAAATATAAGACATAAAAAAATTGTCGAACAGCCCACTCAGAACCTTCAAATTGAAACTTTTTTGTGATCACAATATCTAACTGACTTAATCTATCTCTTAGCTTTTTTAATTCCTTGTAAACAATAGGATAACTCACATAGTGCTCCATCGCATAATCATTAACCGAAATAAATTTTTGAAAAAAGATGGTGTGTAACAAGTTAAATGCGATGGATTCTCTGATATAGGCACTTTCCAAAAATTCTGAGGTAGCTAGACCTTTTTCTTTTAAAGAAACTTTGCTTCCTTCTAATCGAACTTGAAAGTATCCTTTTAACTTAAACTTTTCGAAATCAGCGTTTAGTTCATTAACAGTTTTTTTCAATAAAAACTCTGATAAATCGAGATTTTCCATTAAAATTTCACTTTCTTCAGCAAGACCGTCATTTTCCTCAATCGAACGAAAAAGCGCTAATTTTCGTTTGCTTTCTTTGTCAAGTAACCATTCATGTATAGCCATTCCTATTTTCCCCTATTCTAGATCCATTAGTTTTTGAGTCTGCATTCTCCCGTAAATGCTGATTCCTGATAATGCGTAACAAACAGCGACTAAGTCTTGAGCTGATTTTTTATTTCCACCACTACTATCAGGAAATAATTCACCACTTGCCTGGACAACATGCGTCACTTCTTCTGTAAAAAAATTATTGTCTATGTAAATTTTTTTAAGTTTACTATCTAAGCTTTTTCCTTCTATTTTGGAAGAGGAATTCTTTTTTTCTTTTACGGGATGAACCTCTTGATTCTTTTGGCTTTCTTTTGGCAAATTAGTAGGAGCTTTCTTTTCAGGTTGACTTTCATTCACTAGTGGCTCAATTTCTTCTGTCGGATTTAATGGATCATAGATTTTTTGAACCGCCTCTACTTGACTCCACTGTCCTGAAAATAAAAGAGTTCCCGTTACAAGAAACATTAATGTTCCGCAAAACAAAGAATTATTGTGTGCCTTCATTGTCGTCACTTCCTTTTTTACAATAATTTCCATAAACTAAATCCCGTCAAGACAAATAGGCATAACAAAAGCAGAATTGGCGCATATAGCACCCACATTATTTTTTTAGGCTTAGGCTTGACTTTTCTTAGTTCTATAACCTTTTCTAGCTCTTTTTCCTGTAAATTCTTCAGTAATTTTGCTTGCACAACAAACCTTTTTTCAGTATAGGTCGGCACGTCACAGGTGATCAACGTTAAATCGCTCCTTCCTTTATTTTCTAAGACAGAAGTATTGGTTTGATCCACGATGGTTGTCTGGACGATTTCATAGGCTAAAAAATGATTGTGCAAGCTCAAGTAGATTCTTTGCCCCTGTTTACTATGTAACAAAGGTCCAAAAAGCAATTGTGAACTCCTCAGATGGTGGCCTAGTAGCACGATATTTTCAGCCTGATAGTTTCTGTCTGGATACATTGCGACTGCTCCCAAATATAAATTACTATTGCTCAATTCTGAAAAAATAGGCAAATCAATATTTAATTCTGGAATACTAATTTTTCCATTTGCTTCAATAGGCTGCTTCCTTTGCGCCAATAACCAAGCATCATGTAAGGTAGGCGGTTGAATTTCTTCGACCAAATCGTTGTTCTTACTTGAGGTGCTGCCAGTATTCAGTACATAGTTGGTACTCTGGATTTTATAGGCAATAAACTGATTTTTAAAAAAAGGAGCAATAACTAGGAGCATCGCAATATAGACCAAACTAATGATTCCTAATTTAAAGCCAATTTCTTTTGGGTTATTTCTCTTATTCTTTTTCATCATGTTTCTGTTTTTTACGTTTCCAAATCACTAAAAAGATAACTACTAGTACGATTAATAGAGCAATTAGCAAGTATAGCCAGGTATTATCTTGCTTGATAGATACATCTTTTTGGTTCAGTTTTTTAGCCACATCATCTTTAATGGTAAAGTCTTTTTCTAAGGTCCACTTGTAAGTATATTTGATGCCTAACCCGTTCTCATCTTTCCCAGAAGTAAAGCTCCCATTTTCATTTTTTCCACCATAAGCCACGATTTTAATATGGTAATTCCCTCCAGCAAGTTTTGCCCCATTTAAAGCAATCGGATAATCAAAATTGGAGTTTGGTGCCATTTGCATGCCGCTCTTTTCAGAATGGAACAAGACTTTAGAACTTCCTTTTTTAGTAATTTCAGCTTGTACTTTTAATTGATTCAAATACGTTGGTTCTGGATTTTGTAGATTAGCTTGAATGACATTTCGGGCATTATTCTGTCCTGCTGCAACATTTTGTAGTAATAAATTGGGCTTGATAGCTGCTGTGCTTTGACGCATCAACAGCGCCACCACATAAGAATATTCGTTTTTTATAGCCATTCCCGAAGAGGCAGCTGATTTCTTATTTTCTTCTTCTTTCTTCTCTTTTAACGTAATTCCACCTGCAAGCACTCCACTTATCTTTTCATTCGGCATCTTTACACGTAAGGGTACACTCTGTTTGCTTTTAGCTGGTATTTTAACCTCACTTTGAATTGTCACAAGGTCTTTCAGATTATATTTTAAGCTTTTGTCTTGTTTTATTTTGTTTGAACCATATTCGACAACACCGTTCATATTGGTAGTAGCACTATTTACACTCAGTTCAATTGTTACTTCGTTTTCTGTGTCATTTCTGAGTTCCATCGTCAAATCTTGTTCCGTATTTTGATTTAGCTTTAGATCAAAATATGTTTTTGTTTTATCTACTTGATTATCAGGGATATTAGGGGTAACTGCAAAGTTGAATTCAGATGCAGAAGCTTGATACCCAATTCCTATAAATAAAGCAATGGCAGAAATTAAAAAAACTATCTTTTTCATTTTTTTCTCCTTATTAGTTAAAATCATTAAAGAATACTATATTAAATATAGTATTCTTTAAATTATATCATAAATTAAATTTAATTTCCTGGGACGTCTGATAAAGTCCATGTAAAAGTCGTACTGTATTTTTCTGCATATTTTGTCGTTGATCCCGGGACAAAAAGAGAAATACTTTCTGCTCCCGTTGTAGCGTCTGTCCCCCAAGCGGTTAAGTAGGTGCCCGCTCCTTGTCCTTCTTGTGCGGAGGTAACTGTCGCTTCTGCTCCTGTTGGTTGCAGTTCAAAAGATGCCGTGGCAGTCGGTTTAGCTGAATTAGAAGCTGTCACAATTGTGCCATTTTTGAAGCTAACTTGCGCCCCAGTCAATTCTTTTGCGCTCTCAGATTTAAATTGACCGTTTTGTTTTACTGTTAATTTCCAGCCTTTTTCTGTTCCTCTTGCATCTGAAACCTGCACAAAGTTCGGACCTTCTTTTGTGTTTCCACTTTGATCTTTGTATTTTTGTGTTTTGGCTGTATAGGTTTCATTTTTTGACGTAATCTTTTGTGTACCGAAATCTAAACTTGAGGCATAGTCAATCGAAAGTGGTCCGTTGGTGCCGGGATTGACTGGCTTTTCTGGATCTGTCGGATCAACTGGTGTTACTGGTTTTTCTGGATCTGTTGGGTCCACGGGATTGACTGGCTCCGTACTTGGCTCAAAAATAATTTGCCCATTTGAGTCATATACGCCACCATCTGCTGCTTGAACCGCAGATGGTGCCCATAAAAGTGTACTTAAACATATGCTACCTAAAACTAAATAAGTTGTTTTTTTCATTTTGTTCTTCCTTTTCCTTTTGATTAGTCTGCATTGGCTGGAGTATCAGTTAGTGTCCAAGTCAATGTGGTTTGATATTTCACAGCATCTTTTGGTGTAGACCCTGGAACCTCAAGTGCTACCGCTTTGGTCACATTAGACTCTACTTGCTTTCCATCTTTGTCTGTTTCTGAAACCTTTTCTACCTTACCAAAAGAATCAATCCAAGTTCCTGCTCCTGCATTTGCTTTTGCCGCCATCACAACTTGCTCAGAACCATTTGGATCTAATTCAATTAAACTAGTTGCTGTTGGAGCTTGTACATTTTGTGCATTGCTCTTTACTGTTGGAGAGCTGAGGCTTATTTTTGCTCCTGTGAGTGTGTCATTTAATGTGCCACTAGTCGCTTTAAAATCCCCATTTTGTTTTACTGTCAGTGTCCATCCTGCATTGTTTCCTCGATTATCTGAAATTTGAACATAGTTTGCCGAATCCTCTCGATTCGTAAACTTTTGTGCACGTGCATAGTAGGTTTCATTTTTGTTAGAGATTTTATTAACACCAAAGTCTAGACTTGAGGCATAATCAATCGAAAGCGGTCCATCTGTTCCTGGATTAACGGGTTTTTCTGGATCCGTTGGGTCGATTGGCGTAACCGGTTTTTCTGGATCAGGATTTTCCGGATCTACCGGATTAATTGGATCTGTATTAGGGATAAATTCCACCGATCCATTTGAATGATATGCTTTTGACTCCGCTGCTTGAACACTTGTTGCAACAGCTGTACTACCTAATACAACAAAACTTGATAAAATTACCCACTTTGTTATTTTCATTGTCTTTCTCCTTTATTCCTAATCATTTGTTGGTGCTGATTTTAACGTCCAGGTTAGGGTTGTTTTATATTCTTTCGCAAGTTTAACTGCTTTTCCTGGAACAAATAGTTGAACAGATTCTTTAGCTTGATCAGCATTTTCACCAAGTCGATAAATCCAGGTACCAATCCCCTGATTTTTTGCTGCGCTAACTAAGGGTGTTTCTTGCCCTGGCTGTAAAGTTGCTTTTGTTTGAGCAGTTGGCTTAAACTCATCTGCCATCGAAGAGGTGAGACTAGCATTGGTAAAAGAAATCGTCGCCCCCTCTAATGTTTGGTTTTCTTCTGTTGTAAATTGTGCTTCTTGTTTTACACTAAGTGCCCAGCCTTCTAAAGTGCCACGCTTGTCTGTCACCTGTACGTAATTTGGACCTGTACTTCCATCCTTAAAAGCTTGTGGTTGAGCAAAATAAGTCTTGTCATTGGAAGAAATTTTTTGTGTCCCAAATAAAAAACTGGAAGCATAGTCAATGGACAGCGGTCCATCTGTTCCTGGATTAACAGGCTTTTCTGGGTCTGTTGGATCAACGGGTGTTACTGGTTTCTCTGGATCTGTTGGATCCACGGGATTAGTTGGATCTGTATCTATTTCAAAGGTAATTTGTCCATTCGAACTATACTTCCCCCCCTCATCTGCAAAAGCTTTGGTCCCACCTAAAATTGCACTACTAAAAAGTGCAGTCGCTATAATCAAAACTGTCTTTTTCATTTTTTTCCTCCGATTCATTTATACACGTTTCTTTTTTTCTTACATAAGACAAGAACTGCGCTAAGCACGAATAACAAACTACTTAACAAAATATTCATAATAATAGGCTGATCTCCAGTCCTTGGAATAATCATCAGCTGTTTCCTTTGATTGGTCTCATTGCCTGATTGACCCCATCCGTTTTTATCTCTTGTTTCATCGGTATCAGATGATGCTGGCGTTTCTTTTGGGTATTCGTATGTTCCAAAAAAATCTGTAACACCTTTGCTATCATAGTTTTTAGTTTCTGCTGCTTTTACCTGGCTACCAAATAACGAACCTGTGCAAGCAATAAGCACCATTAAAAAAATAAGTTTCTTTTTCATCCATCTCACCTACTCATTTCCTGGAACATCTTGCAAGCTCCACTCTAACGTTCCGTGGTAACTCCCAACTTTTTGCTTTTCGACTGGAACAATCAATTCAAGACCTTTCGTCCCTTGTTTCCAAGTGCTGTTTACTATGTAAGTTCCATCCTCAGCAAGTTTTTGTCTTTCAACCTCTATCCCTTGAGTTGTCACCTGACTTTTATTGCTTCCATCTACAAAATAAAGATTCTCCTCTAAGTTTGTAGCTCCATTTTGTAAAGGAGTAGCTTGTCTTAAGATCACTCTCCATGTTTTCTTTTCAGTTCCCCTTGTATCGCTGACTGCAAGGTTTCCTTGAAGAGTTGCCCAATAAGATTGAGCAGTTGTTCTCACTTTTTGCACACCAAAATCTAGGACACTCGGAACTTCACTCAAAGCTAGCACACCATTGACAGTCACTGTTTTCGCTGCTTTAAACACCGTATCGCGGTAGCGATAATCTGTACTAGGCTCTATATTCCCTATGTCATTGTTGGTTGTGGGTCTATCTGTTAGAGCAGTCAATGCTCCTGAATGGTCTTGCAAAAAAAGTTGCAGAACATCGCCTTTTTTTAATGTATTAGTCGGAACAGCTAACCTCCACCGACCATCACTTCCAACGGTCGTTTCGACATTTGCGAGCAATTTTCCATTGAGGGTCACTGTTAACGTACTATTTGGCTCTGCCGTACCTGTTAGCATGGTCGTAACAGAAGAAATCTGATTTTCATTGTCAACTACTGCTGGCTCTGGCGGTGTCACATCAAGAACTGTCGCACTCGCTTCTTTTTCTGAAACCCAACCACCACGATTTGCTGTTGCCAAAATATTTTTTTGAGCTTGATTAAACTTTGAATCTGTATAGGAAACATACCCGTCCTTATTGGTTAAAAGCCCGTCATGAATGGTTCCGTAAGTGTCGGTCATTTTAACGGTTACTTGCTTTTCACCAGCATATTGTGGGATATATTGGAAATTTCCATTTTCATCTATTCCGTTATCATCTGGTACGTATCCTACAATCACTCGTGCTTTGATAGTCAAATCCGCATCTGTGATTGCAGGAAACTCAATTTGAGGTTTTTGATTTAAACCAGAAACGCGTCTGACAGTTTGCGTTTTAAACATGCTCGCAAGTGCGGTGTTATCCGAAGTGACACTTCCGCTTGAGTCTTGTGTCAAATTTTGGACCATTGTTGCTGAAAAGTCTGCTCCACTAGTGACGCTAGATGTGTTTTTCCAAACACTTACATCTGAATTCAAGATTTGAAATTGCTTCAAATTGGAGGTTGCAACAGCAGCACCGTTTCCAGTGGTATTACTG is a genomic window of Vagococcus entomophilus containing:
- the rpsB gene encoding 30S ribosomal protein S2, with the protein product MAVISMKQLLEAGVHFGHQTRRWNPKMKKYIFTERNGIYIIDLQKTVRLVDDAYNYMKQVAEDGGVALFVGTKKQAQEAIKDEAIRSGQFYVNHRWLGGTLTNWDTIQKRISRLKNINKMEEDGTFEVLPKKEVAGLNKERERLEKFLGGIADMPRIPDVMFIVDPRKERIAVQEAHKLNIPIVAMVDTNCDPDEIDVVIPSNDDAIRAVKLITAKMADAFVEGRQGEDEVVEETFVQESENAASIEEIVEVVEGDNTSEEAK
- a CDS encoding helix-turn-helix domain-containing protein, with translation MAIHEWLLDKESKRKLALFRSIEENDGLAEESEILMENLDLSEFLLKKTVNELNADFEKFKLKGYFQVRLEGSKVSLKEKGLATSEFLESAYIRESIAFNLLHTIFFQKFISVNDYAMEHYVSYPIVYKELKKLRDRLSQLDIVITKKFQFEGSEWAVRQFFYVLYFKVYKDSFDFYPKNSVSYSEQLIETMQEMYAIRLSDQSLVKFKHYLCITQYRGGRLNVESQKKDASLLDHNIFAVDEIQQIQDTPFISSISKEALLAQNETLFILSFLLIEGYISEKSNEKLQEIPKIKQLSKHFIEALVEQFSLNKKKIMETNIFEPLNKIHYKAYLLDYFKYYTSKQFNMYYFQQNYGLFFDFCKTFIFSCKENSRYQKIWENRVSLFYEYLFVLIDYIPLALIAPPVHIYIDFSLGKFYNEYIKKNIFSFDTLNVVVDSYIGEKTSLILTDYLMEKFQKEIDCIVWLSPPRAVDWANFATKVIEIRQEK
- a CDS encoding class A sortase, which produces MKKNKRNNPKEIGFKLGIISLVYIAMLLVIAPFFKNQFIAYKIQSTNYVLNTGSTSSKNNDLVEEIQPPTLHDAWLLAQRKQPIEANGKISIPELNIDLPIFSELSNSNLYLGAVAMYPDRNYQAENIVLLGHHLRSSQLLFGPLLHSKQGQRIYLSLHNHFLAYEIVQTTIVDQTNTSVLENKGRSDLTLITCDVPTYTEKRFVVQAKLLKNLQEKELEKVIELRKVKPKPKKIMWVLYAPILLLLCLFVLTGFSLWKLL
- a CDS encoding DUF916 and DUF3324 domain-containing protein, whose amino-acid sequence is MKKIVFLISAIALFIGIGYQASASEFNFAVTPNIPDNQVDKTKTYFDLKLNQNTEQDLTMELRNDTENEVTIELSVNSATTNMNGVVEYGSNKIKQDKSLKYNLKDLVTIQSEVKIPAKSKQSVPLRVKMPNEKISGVLAGGITLKEKKEEENKKSAASSGMAIKNEYSYVVALLMRQSTAAIKPNLLLQNVAAGQNNARNVIQANLQNPEPTYLNQLKVQAEITKKGSSKVLFHSEKSGMQMAPNSNFDYPIALNGAKLAGGNYHIKIVAYGGKNENGSFTSGKDENGLGIKYTYKWTLEKDFTIKDDVAKKLNQKDVSIKQDNTWLYLLIALLIVLVVIFLVIWKRKKQKHDEKE
- a CDS encoding WxL domain-containing protein — its product is MKKTTYLVLGSICLSTLLWAPSAVQAADGGVYDSNGQIIFEPSTEPVNPVDPTDPEKPVTPVDPTDPEKPVNPGTNGPLSIDYASSLDFGTQKITSKNETYTAKTQKYKDQSGNTKEGPNFVQVSDARGTEKGWKLTVKQNGQFKSESAKELTGAQVSFKNGTIVTASNSAKPTATASFELQPTGAEATVTSAQEGQGAGTYLTAWGTDATTGAESISLFVPGSTTKYAEKYSTTFTWTLSDVPGN
- a CDS encoding WxL domain-containing protein translates to MKITKWVILSSFVVLGSTAVATSVQAAESKAYHSNGSVEFIPNTDPINPVDPENPDPEKPVTPIDPTDPEKPVNPGTDGPLSIDYASSLDFGVNKISNKNETYYARAQKFTNREDSANYVQISDNRGNNAGWTLTVKQNGDFKATSGTLNDTLTGAKISLSSPTVKSNAQNVQAPTATSLIELDPNGSEQVVMAAKANAGAGTWIDSFGKVEKVSETDKDGKQVESNVTKAVALEVPGSTPKDAVKYQTTLTWTLTDTPANAD
- a CDS encoding WxL domain-containing protein — encoded protein: MKKTVLIIATALFSSAILGGTKAFADEGGKYSSNGQITFEIDTDPTNPVDPTDPEKPVTPVDPTDPEKPVNPGTDGPLSIDYASSFLFGTQKISSNDKTYFAQPQAFKDGSTGPNYVQVTDKRGTLEGWALSVKQEAQFTTEENQTLEGATISFTNASLTSSMADEFKPTAQTKATLQPGQETPLVSAAKNQGIGTWIYRLGENADQAKESVQLFVPGKAVKLAKEYKTTLTWTLKSAPTND
- a CDS encoding LPXTG cell wall anchor domain-containing protein → MKKKLIFLMVLIACTGSLFGSQVKAAETKNYDSKGVTDFFGTYEYPKETPASSDTDETRDKNGWGQSGNETNQRKQLMIIPRTGDQPIIMNILLSSLLFVLSAVLVLCKKKRNVYK
- a CDS encoding pectate lyase-like adhesive domain-containing protein encodes the protein MKMRKSFLGKIGVVILLATTFVGNYTNVKAESIESSETATDKNTVSNSLEKITAANDLVGKTTESSTRDSASFTQSTSANEGEKSSQTQEDKTQSTTILGRALGEQVSEVSTWAELVAAYNNSATEKIVFTKDIDGSSAAAGALYNRSTSIDIDGQGHALSMGNARFLIRYSASNVTFNLKNISNLSSKANRVQGIVDEGVDAAIVNSGWTINMSNITSATDMQTRIASAPGAQLNLSGNIYWYTATEMAVITGVKIEENARVTSLKQSSHDDRSFFWFPNAGFQGVGSGDFVVGKNAVANFKMLGSGTAFPVVFAYYKTLHLEEGATFNGTMPGNAFRSDYYASNFIADGSNKINLTSLSSGYSPVDFYSGAQSNQPAYFNVGPQSELYVIGATNQPLFNGRSATDARRRSITIDSPSNYDLRNYSNTTGNGAAVATSNLKQFQILNSDVSVWKNTSSVTSGADFSATMVQNLTQDSSGSVTSDNTALASMFKTQTVRRVSGLNQKPQIEFPAITDADLTIKARVIVGYVPDDNGIDENGNFQYIPQYAGEKQVTVKMTDTYGTIHDGLLTNKDGYVSYTDSKFNQAQKNILATANRGGWVSEKEASATVLDVTPPEPAVVDNENQISSVTTMLTGTAEPNSTLTVTLNGKLLANVETTVGSDGRWRLAVPTNTLKKGDVLQLFLQDHSGALTALTDRPTTNNDIGNIEPSTDYRYRDTVFKAAKTVTVNGVLALSEVPSVLDFGVQKVRTTAQSYWATLQGNLAVSDTRGTEKKTWRVILRQATPLQNGATNLEENLYFVDGSNKSQVTTQGIEVERQKLAEDGTYIVNSTWKQGTKGLELIVPVEKQKVGSYHGTLEWSLQDVPGNE